The following proteins are encoded in a genomic region of Channa argus isolate prfri chromosome 3, Channa argus male v1.0, whole genome shotgun sequence:
- the sp6 gene encoding transcription factor Sp6, whose amino-acid sequence MAHPYEPWLRTAPPSGTSEDMNIPPWWDLHRDVQPGSWIDLQTGQGVGLPSVSPGSSMGLQSSLGPYGSDPQLCTLPPAQHAPPSHSSHLFPQDGFKMEPLAPEMLQQEPFSLEEPQETSVSARPKPQRRSSSRGAGQAVCRCPNCVHAEQLGQSTDDSRRKHMHNCHIPGCGKAYAKTSHLKAHLRWHSGDRPFVCNWLFCGKRFTRSDELQRHLQTHTGAKKFSCALCPRVFMRNDHLAKHMRTHESPPGAGDERVNGDGRMDKGFDASTPPQSSSNVSASDTTEPQLKLKCETDPSVSSVTGQSG is encoded by the coding sequence ATGGCCCACCCTTACGAGCCCTGGTTAAGGACAGCACCACCTAGTGGCACCTCAGAAGATATGAACATCCCCCCCTGGTGGGACCTTCACAGGGACGTCCAACCAGGGAGCTGGATAGACCTGCAGACGGGGCAGGGTGTTGGCTTGCCTTCGGTGAGTCCAGGTAGCTCCATGGGGTTGCAGTCCTCTTTAGGGCCCTATGGCTCCGACCCACAGCTATGCACCCTGCCTCCGGCTCAACACGCCCCACCTTCGCACTCATCCCACCTCTTCCCCCAAGATGGCTTCAAGATGGAGCCACTGGCCCctgaaatgctgcagcaagagccATTCTCCTTGGAGGAACCTCAGGAGACCTCTGTCTCAGCTCGCCCCAAGCCCCAGCGGCGCTCCTCTTCCAGAGGTGCCGGACAGGCCGTGTGTCGCTGCCCTAACTGCGTCCACGCTGAACAACTGGGCCAGAGCACTGATGACAGCAGGAGGAAGCACATGCATAACTGCCACATCCCTGGCTGCGGCAAAGCCTACGCCAAAACCTCCCACCTGAAGGCTCACCTTCGCTGGCACAGTGGGGACCGGCCTTTTGTCTGCAACTGGCTCTTCTGCGGCAAGCGGTTCACACGCTCTGATGAACTGCAGCGCcacctacagacacacaccGGAGCCAAGAAGTTCAGCTGTGCATTATGCCCCAGAGTCTTCATGCGCAATGACCACCTGGCCAAGCACATGCGCACACATGAGTCCCCACCAGGAGCTGGAGACGAGAGGGTGAATGGAGACGGGAGGATGGATAAAGGCTTTGATGCTTCTACACCTCCTCAGTCATCCTCAAATGTGTCCGCATCTGACACCACAGAGCCACAGCTGAAGCTGAAATGTGAGACAGACCCCTCAGTCTCCAGTGTGACAGGACAATCCggctaa